Within the Thermodesulfobacteriota bacterium genome, the region ACTGAAAAGGGGTGTGCGGTTTGGGAATAAACGTCGATACACTCACGTTTATTTGACCGAATTTCCCTTTATTTCCCTTAATTTTCGTTAGCCTGTTGACAAGATCAACAATTCCTTGAATATCATCTTTTGTCTCCGAAGGTAGCCCGATCATAAAATATAATTTAATGACCTGCCATCCCAGATTAAAAGCATCTTGAACCGTGGTAACAATCTCTTTTTCTGAAATATTTTTATTGATAAACTTCCTCAGTCTTTCGGTCCCTGCTTCGGGCGCTATGGTAAAGCCTGTCTTCCTCACTTTTTTAATCAGACTCATCAGCTCTGTATTCAACGTGCCGGCCCTGAGTGAAGGTAAAGAAATAGCAATATGACTTGCCTGGCATGTTTCCATCATTCTTTGCATCAGTGGAATAATGCATTCATAATCACCGGTACTGAGCGATAGTAAAGATAGATCTTCATAACCGGTTTTTCCCAGTGCTTTTTCTGAAAGTTCCAGCAGTGTTTCCATAGATCGCTCCCGTACCGGCCGGTAAATCATCCCGGCCTGGCAAAACCGACACCCCCTGGTGCATCCTCTTGCTATTTCCAGGCGAAGTCGATCATGCACAGGTTTTCCGTATGGTACAATCGGCGCGTCGGGAAACGACAAGGTGTCAAGATTGCTTGCGATCGCTCTGGTTACCTTGGTGTGGTTTGAATATTTTGGTCTTAAGATCTGAATACCTTTTTCATCGTATTCCGTTTTGAAAAAGGAAGGAATATATACGCCTTCTATTTTAGACATCCATTTTAAAAGGCTTTCCTTCCCCCTATTCTTACTTTTTTTAAACCTGAGCCACGTATCGCTAATTTCAACGATTGTGTTTTCGCCATCACCCACAACGATGATATCGAAAAAATCTGCTATGGGCTCCGGATTGCATGTACATGGACCACCGGCAATAATGAGCGGATACGATTCATCCCGCTCTAATGAATAAAAAGGAATTTGTGCCAGCTCTAGTATATTTAAAATATTGGTATAGCCAAGTTCATATAAAACACTAAAACCGATTACATCAAAATCGCAGACCGGTCTTTTGCTTTCCAGAGATACAAGCGGAATGTTTAATCTCCTTAATTGTTCTTCCATGTCCGAGCCGGGTGCAAAAACCCTTTCCGCACAAACCTCTTTTTTTTTATTTAAAATACTGTAAAGTATTTGCATCCCGAAATGCGACGTTCCTATTTCGTAAAGATCGGGAAACACCAAGGCAAATTTAAGTTTGACCGTATGCGGATCTTTTTTTATTATATTTATCTCGTTCCCAAGATACCGGCTTGGACGCTCTATTAACGGTAATATTTCTTGAATGTATTTTTTGCTCATGTTAATCGCTTTTTCTAATCATTTTGTAACTATGATTCATTTGCAAAACATCCAATTCTTTACGTTGTAAGTGCAATATGCTATGTAAAAAATATACCGGTTTTGTCAAATTGTTAAAACCAATACGCTCAGCCTCATGGTAAAAAGTCGTTATTAATTTTTACCTGGCGGTTCATTTCTTTTACCGATAATAATATTTCAAACACCTGTGCCAAATAAACAGCCAAATAATAAATACATTCTATTTATTAAAGCCCTTTTTACAACACTTTTTGTGCTTTTTTATTTCCCCTGTTCGACTGTTGCCGTCGAATATAGCAGGGAAACCCCCGTTGTCAGGGCCGTACGCAAAGCAAGTCCGTCTGTGGTGAATATCAGCTCTGAATACACGGTTAGAAGCCAGCGTAATCCTTTTTCAGATTTGAACCTCGATCCTTTTTTTGATTCTTTTTTTAAAGACTTTTTTGATCACGGCTTTAAACAGAAATCCAGAAGAAGCAGTCTTGGCTCCGGAGTAATTATTGATGGGAACCGCGGTATCATTATCACCAATTCACATGTCATTGCAAATACCGGTACGATTAAGGTGGTACTAAAGGATGAACGTGAATTTACCGCTAAAATCATTGGCGCGGACCCGGCTTCTGATCTTGCCGTCCTTCGTATCGAAACAAAACGACCCTTACCTTCTTTGAAATTGAGTTCCACCGATGATCTGATGATCGGTGAAACGGTGATTGCCATCGGCAACCCGTTTGGTTTTTCCCATACGGTCACCACCGGGGTGATTAGTGCGGTTAACCGCAGCGTCAGAACCAAAGACAGGATATACCATGATTTTATACAAATTGATGCATCTATTAATCCCGGCAACAGCGGCGGTCCATTATTAAACATTAATGGAGATCTTATTGGAATCAACACGGCCATTTATGCGAAAGCCCAGGGGATCGGCTTTGCCATCCCTGTTGCTAAGGCCAGAAAGATCGTTTCCGATCTGATTAAACATGGTGAAGTGATTCAACCGTGGATAGGTGTCACCGTACAAAATATAGATGAAAAACTCACCCGTTATCTTAATTTCCAGAGAAAAAGCGGGGTTCTGGTTAAAGCGGTGGAAAAAAATAGTCCGGCAAATAGGGCTGGTATTCGTAATGGAGATATCATTATCTCGATTAATCATATAAATATTCATTCTTTTGAGGAATACCATACGGTGATGAGAGGTTTTGCCGAGGGCGATCTTTTAAGCATTTCTATCTGGCGAAACAATAAAACCATCAACGTCAAACCTGTGGCCCGCCTGTTTCCGCTCAAACTTGCACCAAACCTCGCTTATATTCTCCTGGGATTAAAAGTGGAAAACCTGAATGCGAAAAACCGTCTTTATTATAAAACAATAGAAAAAAAAGGTGTGGTGATTTCCCAGCTTAATCGCGATTCCTATCTTTCAGAAATCGGTGCCAAACCTGGAGATATCATTCGCCAGATTGACGATTTAACCATTAATAATACAAATGATTTTTATAAAGCGATGGTAAAATGCCGCCAGAAAAAATCGATTATACTTCTTCTTCAACGCGGCGGTCAGGGTTACTATCTAGCAGTAGAAATTTGATTTTACAGTTTTAGCCATTCACGGCTTGAAATTTGAAATTATAAATTCGCTTTTCCAATTTCAACGATTTTTAACTTCATTCGAAAAAGGAAAAATCATGACTCGCTCAAAAATAAAACAGCTGTTACACTCAAAAAACCCGATAGACAATGTTCTTATTAAAGGGTGGTTAAAAACCAGAAGGGATTCTAAGGACTTTTCCTTTTTAGAAATAAATGACGGCTCTTGCTTGAAGAACATTCAGGCCATAGCCGATACTGGTTTGCCCAATTACCAGCAGATAAAAACGCTCTCAACGGGCTCTGCTGTTACGGTAAGCGGAAAACTGGTTCAATCCCCGGGTGGCAAACAAAAATGGGAAATCCAGGCAGATTCTGTTGAGATTATCAGCCTTGCACCAGATTCTTATCCGTTGCAAAAAAAACGCCATAGCGATGAATTCTTGAGAACCATTGCACATTTAAGACCCAGAACCAATAAGTACGGTGCCGCTTTCCGTATTCGATCTGAGCTTTCATACGCCATTCATAAATTTTTTAAAGAGAAAGATTTTAAATATATTCATACGCCTATTATTACCGGCTCGGATTGCGAAGGTGCGGGGGAGCTTTTCAGGATAACTGCCCTTGACCTGGAAAACCTGCCCAAAAAGAA harbors:
- a CDS encoding TIGR03960 family B12-binding radical SAM protein, giving the protein MSKKYIQEILPLIERPSRYLGNEINIIKKDPHTVKLKFALVFPDLYEIGTSHFGMQILYSILNKKKEVCAERVFAPGSDMEEQLRRLNIPLVSLESKRPVCDFDVIGFSVLYELGYTNILNILELAQIPFYSLERDESYPLIIAGGPCTCNPEPIADFFDIIVVGDGENTIVEISDTWLRFKKSKNRGKESLLKWMSKIEGVYIPSFFKTEYDEKGIQILRPKYSNHTKVTRAIASNLDTLSFPDAPIVPYGKPVHDRLRLEIARGCTRGCRFCQAGMIYRPVRERSMETLLELSEKALGKTGYEDLSLLSLSTGDYECIIPLMQRMMETCQASHIAISLPSLRAGTLNTELMSLIKKVRKTGFTIAPEAGTERLRKFINKNISEKEIVTTVQDAFNLGWQVIKLYFMIGLPSETKDDIQGIVDLVNRLTKIKGNKGKFGQINVSVSTFIPKPHTPFQWESQLSLDEAKKKIGWLKKKLTMRGIRFKWQNPETSLLEGLFSRGNRRLAKLLVGAHNKGCKFDSWSDRFNFGLWQEALEDCAVDIDFFTRTKREFDEPLPWDHIDTRISKEFLIQEKQRAENLESTGDCRNGDCQGCGVCDFKIIEPRTFKQPLVVAPLNKRKNNHMFYRKLKVSFCKTGSAKYFGHLELVNIMIRALKRAGLDIKYSQGFHPKPKISFQDPLAIGIESEIENMYISVSQFIKPEEVMQTLNPQLPEGLQILECADAPSKSEINRENGFLYRVAAKNRDFDKRAIEDFNNQEKVVVTRINKKGKAKQINLKNAVVNLQLKSEQEIEFLLKPDNGKIVRPHQVLQKIFNFTEEEIRQAAVVKIRSRKN
- a CDS encoding Do family serine endopeptidase; protein product: MPNKQPNNKYILFIKALFTTLFVLFYFPCSTVAVEYSRETPVVRAVRKASPSVVNISSEYTVRSQRNPFSDLNLDPFFDSFFKDFFDHGFKQKSRRSSLGSGVIIDGNRGIIITNSHVIANTGTIKVVLKDEREFTAKIIGADPASDLAVLRIETKRPLPSLKLSSTDDLMIGETVIAIGNPFGFSHTVTTGVISAVNRSVRTKDRIYHDFIQIDASINPGNSGGPLLNINGDLIGINTAIYAKAQGIGFAIPVAKARKIVSDLIKHGEVIQPWIGVTVQNIDEKLTRYLNFQRKSGVLVKAVEKNSPANRAGIRNGDIIISINHINIHSFEEYHTVMRGFAEGDLLSISIWRNNKTINVKPVARLFPLKLAPNLAYILLGLKVENLNAKNRLYYKTIEKKGVVISQLNRDSYLSEIGAKPGDIIRQIDDLTINNTNDFYKAMVKCRQKKSIILLLQRGGQGYYLAVEI